The bacterium sequence GGTTTTCCTGCTTTATTAATGGCCAGCGTCAATTCACCCAGATACTTCCCTTTTTGACCAGGTTGGATGAGGAGGGTGTTGCCTATCTTTGTTGGTACGGACGGGGAATCGGAAGCATGGGCATAAACGATGGCTCTAATCCAGGGAAAGAGCTTAGCGAGTTTAACGGCTTCTTCTTTCGGGCCGTGGTATAGCAGAATAACAAAATCAGCCTTAATCTCCGCTTTCAATTTCATAAGGATGGGGGCAATTTCTGCAACTGTAAGTTCGGGATTTCGGTCGGTAACTATTGTCGCATAAAGGGGTGATAGCGCGCCGACAACCGCGAACTTAGTCTTCTTGCCTCCAAGTGTCTGATTAAAAGTCGTATAAGCATTAAAAACTGGTTTCCCGTCAGCTCCCAATACGTTCGATGAAAGCAACTTACCCTTGAAAGCGCTTTGAAGCGATTGCAGATAGGTTAGTCCAAGCTTGAAATCCTGTTCGCCCAGGTTCACCGCGCGATATTGGAGAAGGTCGAAAAAGCTGATGATGGTTTCCGCCTTAATTTCATCCTGTCGTCCGGAAGCTTCCGTCAAGTCGCCATTATCAAATCTTATAGAAGGCGACTTGACGGTTGATAAATAACCGGCGCGGCGTAAAAACCCGCCAATCTGAGGCATAAAACAGCCACAGGGTTCCAGATACCCATTCAACTCTGATGTAGCATATATCAACACCTGGTTCTCAACTGTCTTAACTTTGGTTTTAGCTTTGCTCGATGTGAAGCCAGATGCGAACAAAATTAGCATCAACCACGCCATACCACAGGCGCACCATAAGATTAATTTATTCCTATTAGTCCTATTTTGAAGTAGGCTCAGTTTGTTGGACAATACACTCGACCTCGACTTCAATAATTGGTTGCAAGCGATCATCAGTTTTGATTTTAACGGTCTGTTTCGTAGAACCCGATTGCCAACCGCCTTTATAGCTTATGACGACTTTGTATGCGCTGCCATCGGTAATGGGGGTAACAGTTGCTTCAATAGCTGAATTTCCTGTCTCGACACCTAATATCTTGAAATTACCCGACCTTTTCTTGAGGATGACATAACGTCTGATAGGCGATACCGGGTTTGCTTCAACTTTGCCAAAGAATATAGAAGCAGGTTCAACAATAATGCCTTTTTCGATGGAAAGCCGAATTGGGATGTTGGTGTTCTTTGAGTGATTAGTGGTTATATTGACTGATACCATCGAGCGCCCGATTGGCCATTCAGCCGGAACCGTTACGTTCACCTGATAACCACTATGTGTTTTCGCTTCTTCCTTTAAAATGGGATCTGAGATCTCACCTTTCCAAGGCTGATAATTTGTTTTAACTAGTTGTG is a genomic window containing:
- a CDS encoding multiheme c-type cytochrome, with product MAWLMLILFASGFTSSKAKTKVKTVENQVLIYATSELNGYLEPCGCFMPQIGGFLRRAGYLSTVKSPSIRFDNGDLTEASGRQDEIKAETIISFFDLLQYRAVNLGEQDFKLGLTYLQSLQSAFKGKLLSSNVLGADGKPVFNAYTTFNQTLGGKKTKFAVVGALSPLYATIVTDRNPELTVAEIAPILMKLKAEIKADFVILLYHGPKEEAVKLAKLFPWIRAIVYAHASDSPSVPTKIGNTLLIQPGQKGKYLGELTLAINKAGKPAITKTREVVLGPEIKGNKAADAIRLMYLSRINDENLLLSYPKMPSPEGLAYVGNETCKDCHSTPYEAWAKSKHARAFRTLEEVKHEADPECVICHVVGFEYTKGFINLEKTPQLKNVGCESCHGPASNHIGEGAPMPKIDSASCDKCHVSDHSPNFDFKTYWEKIKH